Below is a window of bacterium DNA.
TGTACATGATTCCAACCGTGACGTTGGCGTGGAAAAGCTCACCTGTGCGGCCGTCGAAGAGCGGCGTCTGACCGTTCAGCGGCAGTTCGGCCTTTTCCAGAACTGCCTTGATCTCGGTTTCCGATGGACCGTCGAACACTGCGGCTGCGGTGTGAGCACCGCGAGAACTGCGCCGCGCAAGATCCATGACCTCATCGTCCGTCAGTCTATCGATACGCTCCTGCACGTCCTCTTGATCGAATACCGTCTTGAGATGCGCACGCATCTTGTCCGGCGAGTAGTGCTGTTGCAGGTACTCTTCGATCTGCTTGCCTAGTCCGCGTGCGGCCCAACCGAGATGGACTTCGAGAATCTGCCCGACGTTCATCCGCGACGGAACACCCAATGGGTTGAGCACGAGTTCGACCGGCTCGCCATCCGGCGTGTAGGGCATGTCCTCTTCGGGAAGAATGCGAGAGATGACACCCTTATTGCCGTGCCGACCAGCCATCTTGTCGCCGACGGAGAGTTTGCGCTTGATGGCCACGTAGACCTTGACCATCTTGAACACGCCCGGAGGCAACTCGTCGCCCTTCTTCAGACGATTGATCTTCTCCTCGAAGACCGTCTTGATCAGGCTCGCCTGCTCTTCCGCCTTGGCCAGCGTTCCCTCGATCTGCTCCATCTTCACAGCGTCTTCGATCCGCAAGTCTCGCCACTTCCGCCGCGGGATACTGTTCAGAATCTCCTCGGTGACCGTGTCGCCGGGCTCGAGCCAGGCATCCTTGCGGCGTTCATCAGCCAGGCGCACGCTACTGTTCGCTCCGATCAGCAGGTCGCGTACATGATTGAGAGCCGACTCGCGCACGATGCGGATCTCGTCTTCCTGATCGAGGCGCAGCTTGGCGATTTCTGCATCGGAAATCGTCTGTGCGCGTTCGTCCTTGTCCGCCCCGCGGCGCGAAAACACACGCGCGCCGATTACGATGCCGCTCTGTCCCGGAGGAACACGCAACGAGGTGTCCCGCACATCGCCCGCCTTCTCGCCGAAAATCGCGCGAAGCAGGCGTTCTTCTGGTGAGAGCTGTGTCTCACCCTTCGGCGTGATCTTGCCGACCAGGATGTCGTCGGGCCCAACCTCCGCGCCAATGCGCACGATGCCGCTCTCGTCAAGATCCTTGAGGGCTTCTTCGCCGACGTTCGGAATATCGCGCGTGATCTCTTCTCGACCGAGCTTCGTATCTCGTGCGACACCTTCGAACTCTTCGATATGAATCGAAGTGAACAGGTCATCCTTGACGATCTTCTCGGAGATCAGGATCGAGTCTTCGAAGTTGTATCCGCCCCAGGGCATGAACGCGACGAGCACGTTGCGCCCAAGTGCCAGATCTCCGAAGTCCGTGGCCGCACCGTCCGCGATCACCTGCCCCTTCTCGATGCGCTGCCCGACCTTGACGATCGGCTTCTGGTTGATGCAGGTGTTCTGGTTCGAGCGACGGTACTTCACCAGATTGATGATGTCGGGAGCCGTGCTCGCCCCGATCTCGGTCGCATCCGGCTTGATGACGATACGGGCCGCATCGACGCTCTCGATCACGCCACTGCGTTTCGCGACGACCGTTGCACCGGAGTCCCGGGCGACGACGCCTTCCATACCGGTGCCGACGAGCGGCGCGTCCGTGCGCAGCAGAGGCAACGCCTGGCGCTGCATATTCGATCCCATCAAC
It encodes the following:
- the rpoB gene encoding DNA-directed RNA polymerase subunit beta; amino-acid sequence: RERAGFEVRDVHSTHYGRICPVETPEGPNIGLIASLSTYARVNEYGFIETPYRDVEEGRVSDNVRYLSALEEEKVAIAQANAPLTEDKKFEREMVSARQNGEPVMLENSDVNMMDVSPSQLVSVAASLIPFLENDDANRALMGSNMQRQALPLLRTDAPLVGTGMEGVVARDSGATVVAKRSGVIESVDAARIVIKPDATEIGASTAPDIINLVKYRRSNQNTCINQKPIVKVGQRIEKGQVIADGAATDFGDLALGRNVLVAFMPWGGYNFEDSILISEKIVKDDLFTSIHIEEFEGVARDTKLGREEITRDIPNVGEEALKDLDESGIVRIGAEVGPDDILVGKITPKGETQLSPEERLLRAIFGEKAGDVRDTSLRVPPGQSGIVIGARVFSRRGADKDERAQTISDAEIAKLRLDQEDEIRIVRESALNHVRDLLIGANSSVRLADERRKDAWLEPGDTVTEEILNSIPRRKWRDLRIEDAVKMEQIEGTLAKAEEQASLIKTVFEEKINRLKKGDELPPGVFKMVKVYVAIKRKLSVGDKMAGRHGNKGVISRILPEEDMPYTPDGEPVELVLNPLGVPSRMNVGQILEVHLGWAARGLGKQIEEYLQQHYSPDKMRAHLKTVFDQEDVQERIDRLTDDEVMDLARRSSRGAHTAAAVFDGPSETEIKAVLEKAELPLNGQTPLFDGRTGELFHANVTVGIMYILKLHHLVDDKIHARSIGPYSLVTQQPLGGKAQFGGQRLGEMEVWAMEAYGAAYALQEFLTVKSDDVIGRTRMYESIVKGDCELLPGLPESFNVLIKEMQSLSLNIDLLEDIQ